Proteins encoded within one genomic window of Cucumis sativus cultivar 9930 chromosome 3, Cucumber_9930_V3, whole genome shotgun sequence:
- the LOC105434792 gene encoding 2S albumin: protein MARLTSIIALLALALVIADAHRTTITTVEVDEENPGRMERCRQMRAREEIGSCGQYLSQQSRYVLQMRGIDNQRRRGGQLFDECCSELTNVEEECRCELLQEIAMEEQRRARGQERTQMLQTAKNLPSMCGMRPQQCYF from the coding sequence ATGGCGAGACTCACAAGCATCATTGCCCTCTTGGCGTTGGCTTTGGTGATTGCAGATGCTCACCGCACCACCATCACCACCGTCGAAGTGGACGAAGAAAACCCAGGGCGGATGGAGAGGTGCCGTCAGATGCGGGCGCGCGAGGAGATCGGCAGCTGCGGGCAGTACCTGTCGCAGCAGAGCAGGTATGTTTTGCAGATGCGTGGAATCGACAACCAAAGGAGGAGAGGAGGACAGCTCTTCGATGAGTGCTGCAGTGAGCTCACGAATGTGGAAGAGGAGTGCAGGTGCGAACTCTTGCAGGAGATTGCCATGGAAGAACAGAGAAGAGCACGAGGCCAAGAAAGAACGCAGATGCTTCAGACAGCTAAGAACTTACCATCCATGTGCGGTATGCGCCCACAACAATGCTACTTCTAA